From a single Couchioplanes caeruleus genomic region:
- a CDS encoding DUF6403 family protein, producing the protein MGWVWAVGGVVLLGAGFLVAAVPRLRATALERRTEWSAARAGIATAAVSRDACAGRVPEAEALLARAEAITAGRGGATAAREAAGLAHRADLLWREAGHG; encoded by the coding sequence ATGGGGTGGGTGTGGGCGGTCGGCGGCGTGGTGCTGCTCGGGGCCGGTTTCCTGGTCGCCGCGGTGCCACGGCTGCGGGCGACGGCGCTGGAGCGGCGTACGGAATGGTCGGCCGCGCGGGCCGGGATCGCGACCGCGGCGGTGAGCCGGGATGCCTGCGCCGGCCGTGTCCCCGAGGCCGAGGCGCTGCTCGCCCGGGCCGAGGCGATCACCGCGGGCCGCGGCGGTGCGACGGCCGCCCGGGAGGCCGCCGGGCTGGCGCACCGGGCCGATCTGCTGTGGCGGGAGGCCGGGCATGGCTGA
- a CDS encoding NADPH-dependent F420 reductase codes for MTTIGFIGSGNIGGTVARLAVAAGQDVVLSNSRGPETLQDLVGELGPHARAGHPADAAAAGDIVVVTVPFKAYGDAPAEPLAGKVVIDTTNYYPQRDGHFPDLDAATVTSSELLQRHLTGARVVKVFNNIFFRHLGSLARPAGAPDRTALTIAGDDADAKRAVTDFLDTIGYDTVDIGTLADSWRVQPDTPAYGAPYGSFDDPAGTPADAAEVRAAVAAARR; via the coding sequence ATGACGACGATCGGATTCATCGGCAGCGGAAACATCGGCGGCACCGTCGCACGGCTGGCGGTCGCCGCCGGCCAGGACGTGGTGCTGAGCAACTCCCGCGGACCGGAGACCCTGCAGGACCTGGTCGGCGAGCTCGGCCCGCACGCCCGCGCCGGCCACCCGGCCGACGCCGCGGCCGCCGGCGACATCGTGGTGGTGACGGTGCCGTTCAAGGCGTACGGGGACGCGCCCGCCGAGCCGCTGGCCGGCAAGGTGGTCATCGACACCACGAACTACTACCCGCAGCGCGACGGGCACTTCCCCGACCTCGACGCCGCCACCGTCACGAGCAGCGAACTGCTGCAACGGCATCTCACCGGCGCCCGGGTGGTCAAGGTCTTCAACAACATCTTCTTCCGCCACCTCGGCTCGCTCGCCCGCCCCGCCGGCGCGCCCGACCGCACCGCGCTGACGATCGCCGGCGACGACGCGGACGCCAAGCGGGCGGTCACCGACTTCCTCGACACGATCGGCTACGACACGGTCGACATCGGGACGCTGGCCGACAGCTGGCGCGTCCAGCCGGACACCCCGGCGTACGGCGCCCCGTACGGCTCGTTCGACGACCCGGCCGGCACCCCGGCCGACGCGGCCGAGGTCCGCGCCGCGGTGGCCGCCGCCCGGCGCTGA
- a CDS encoding SMP-30/gluconolactonase/LRE family protein, producing MVETIPAQFQALDERFSGCDGDFVVERLHTGARKSEGPAYFPAGRYLVWSDIPNDRLLRWDETTGAVGVFRHASGYANGNTVDRQGRLVTCEQGNRRVTRTEHDGTLTVLADRYEGRRLNSPNDVVVRADGTIWFTDPIYGIAGDYEGHRAESELGGDCYVFRMDPATGDLRVVAGDFCRPNGLAFSPDEQRLYIADTRQEPSHIRVFDVTADGTLTGGAVVATCNAGRFDGVRVDAAGRIWAAAWDGVHCFGTDGTLLGKLLLPEPAANLTFGGPKLNHLFITAGASVYTLRVTFNGARYPQPAPA from the coding sequence ATGGTCGAGACCATCCCGGCGCAGTTCCAGGCCCTCGATGAGCGGTTCAGCGGCTGCGACGGGGACTTCGTGGTCGAGCGGCTGCACACCGGCGCGCGCAAGAGCGAGGGACCGGCGTACTTCCCGGCGGGCCGCTACCTGGTGTGGAGCGACATCCCCAACGACCGGTTGCTGCGCTGGGACGAGACCACCGGCGCCGTGGGGGTGTTCCGGCACGCGTCCGGCTACGCGAACGGCAACACCGTCGACCGGCAGGGGCGGCTGGTCACCTGCGAGCAGGGCAACCGGCGGGTCACCCGTACGGAGCACGACGGCACCCTCACCGTGCTGGCCGACCGGTACGAGGGCAGGCGCCTCAACAGCCCCAACGACGTGGTGGTCCGCGCCGACGGGACGATCTGGTTCACCGACCCGATCTACGGCATCGCCGGGGACTACGAGGGCCACCGGGCCGAGAGCGAGCTCGGCGGCGACTGCTACGTGTTCCGCATGGACCCGGCCACCGGCGACCTGCGCGTGGTGGCCGGCGACTTCTGCCGCCCCAACGGCCTGGCCTTCTCCCCCGACGAGCAGCGGCTCTACATCGCCGACACCCGGCAGGAACCCAGCCACATCCGCGTCTTCGACGTGACGGCCGACGGCACCCTCACCGGCGGCGCCGTCGTCGCGACGTGCAACGCGGGCCGCTTCGACGGCGTCCGCGTGGACGCGGCGGGCCGGATCTGGGCAGCGGCCTGGGACGGGGTGCACTGCTTCGGCACCGACGGCACCCTCCTCGGCAAACTGCTCCTTCCCGAACCCGCCGCCAACCTCACGTTCGGCGGCCCGAAGCTCAACCACCTGTTCATCACGGCGGGGGCCTCGGTCTACACGCTCCGGGTCACCTTCAACGGCGCCCGTTACCCGCAGCCGGCCCCGGCCTGA
- a CDS encoding Lrp/AsnC family transcriptional regulator, whose product MVDDVDRALLASLQEDAAQSYAALGAAVGLSPGAAHERVRKLRERGVIRRTTVDVDPAAVGRGVSAFVMVNAGVWMGDPATREALLAIPGIQEAHIVAGAASLLVKVRTATTEELQATLRRIFAVDGVTGTETIVVLETCFERPIGVGPAEGSPRRGSHR is encoded by the coding sequence ATGGTGGACGACGTCGATCGCGCACTGCTCGCCTCTCTCCAGGAAGACGCGGCGCAGTCCTACGCGGCCCTGGGCGCGGCGGTGGGCCTGTCGCCGGGCGCCGCCCATGAGCGGGTCCGCAAGCTGCGCGAGCGGGGCGTGATCCGGCGTACCACGGTGGACGTCGACCCGGCCGCCGTCGGCCGTGGCGTGAGCGCGTTCGTCATGGTCAACGCCGGGGTGTGGATGGGCGACCCCGCCACCCGGGAGGCGCTGCTGGCCATACCCGGCATCCAGGAGGCGCACATCGTGGCCGGAGCGGCCTCGCTGCTGGTGAAGGTCCGCACCGCGACCACCGAGGAACTGCAGGCGACGCTGCGCCGGATCTTCGCCGTGGACGGCGTGACCGGCACGGAGACGATCGTGGTGCTGGAGACCTGCTTCGAGCGGCCGATCGGGGTCGGCCCCGCTGAGGGTTCACCCCGGCGGGGGTCGCATCGATGA
- a CDS encoding SAM-dependent methyltransferase has protein sequence MDSEHTGIDETVPHSARVWNYWLGGKDNFRADREVGDEFSRFYPDIEVVARSSRGFLTRAVRFLVGERGIRQLLDIGTGLPTVDNTHQVAQAVLPEARIVYVDNDPMVLAYARALLTGSPRGATEYLDADLRDPERILELAGRSTLDLSQPVGLILMNILGHVPGLDAAAGIVRRLLAGLPPGSYLVTADGTNVIDGPAFEEAIAVWNANAPLPYHLRTPEQLATFLEGLEVEEPGLVPCSRWRPAPDAAPEELREVDEFGAVARKP, from the coding sequence GTGGACAGCGAGCACACCGGCATCGATGAGACCGTGCCGCACTCCGCGCGGGTGTGGAACTACTGGCTCGGCGGCAAGGACAACTTCCGGGCCGATCGCGAGGTCGGTGACGAGTTCAGCCGGTTCTATCCCGACATCGAGGTGGTGGCGCGCAGCTCGCGGGGCTTCCTCACCCGCGCCGTGCGGTTCCTGGTCGGCGAGCGGGGGATCCGCCAGCTGCTCGACATCGGCACCGGGCTGCCCACGGTGGACAACACCCATCAGGTCGCGCAGGCCGTCCTGCCCGAGGCCCGCATCGTGTACGTGGACAACGACCCGATGGTCCTCGCGTACGCCCGTGCCCTGCTGACCGGCAGCCCGCGCGGCGCCACCGAATACCTCGACGCCGACCTGCGCGACCCGGAGCGCATCCTCGAGCTGGCCGGGCGCAGCACGCTCGACCTGTCCCAGCCCGTCGGGCTCATCCTCATGAACATCCTCGGCCACGTCCCCGGCCTGGACGCGGCGGCCGGGATCGTGCGGCGGCTGCTGGCCGGCCTGCCGCCGGGCAGCTACCTGGTGACCGCCGACGGCACCAACGTGATCGACGGCCCGGCGTTCGAGGAGGCGATCGCGGTGTGGAACGCCAACGCCCCGCTGCCGTACCACCTGCGGACGCCCGAGCAGCTCGCCACGTTCCTGGAGGGTCTCGAGGTGGAAGAGCCCGGCCTGGTGCCGTGCTCGCGGTGGCGGCCCGCCCCGGACGCCGCGCCGGAGGAGCTGCGCGAGGTCGACGAGTTCGGAGCCGTCGCGCGCAAGCCCTGA
- a CDS encoding P1 family peptidase, with translation MGAPQLLSAYAGHWTGDGTGVTVILPPPGTVASGEVRGGAPATREFALLDPTRLVDRVDAVVLSGGSAFGLAAADGVMGALRERGAGFPTPVGPVPIVVGMSIFDTSVRTVAGPADAGGPKTAGPPDAAAGRAAARAAWNGEAFAAGRVGAGTGASTGKWRDRLDPGGVGWAVRDAGPARVAAVVVVNAWGDVLGPGGEPLFAAGAGPQRTAAAFGMQNTTVGVVLTDAALTKNDCFLLAQSGHTGFARTIHPAHSRYDGDAVVALATGEAAGPADLDLIRAVAVDVVAEAVRAAVSAERG, from the coding sequence ATGGGCGCACCACAGCTGCTCTCCGCGTACGCCGGGCACTGGACCGGCGACGGCACCGGCGTGACCGTCATCCTCCCGCCGCCCGGCACGGTCGCCTCCGGCGAGGTCCGCGGCGGCGCCCCGGCGACCCGCGAGTTCGCGCTGCTCGACCCCACCCGGCTGGTCGACCGGGTGGACGCGGTGGTGCTCTCGGGCGGCTCGGCGTTCGGCCTGGCCGCGGCCGACGGCGTGATGGGCGCGCTGCGGGAGCGCGGCGCGGGCTTCCCCACGCCCGTCGGCCCGGTCCCGATCGTCGTCGGCATGTCCATCTTCGACACCTCGGTCCGGACGGTCGCCGGCCCGGCCGATGCCGGCGGACCGAAGACTGCCGGGCCGCCCGATGCGGCCGCCGGCCGGGCCGCCGCCCGCGCGGCGTGGAACGGCGAGGCGTTCGCCGCGGGCCGCGTCGGAGCGGGCACGGGCGCGTCGACCGGCAAGTGGCGCGACCGGCTCGACCCGGGCGGCGTGGGCTGGGCCGTGCGCGACGCCGGCCCGGCCCGGGTCGCCGCGGTCGTCGTGGTCAACGCCTGGGGCGACGTGCTCGGCCCCGGCGGCGAGCCGCTGTTCGCCGCCGGCGCGGGGCCGCAACGGACCGCCGCAGCGTTCGGCATGCAGAACACGACCGTGGGCGTGGTGCTGACCGACGCGGCGCTCACCAAGAACGACTGTTTCCTGCTCGCCCAGAGCGGCCACACCGGCTTCGCGCGGACCATCCACCCGGCGCACTCGCGCTACGACGGCGACGCGGTGGTCGCGCTCGCGACCGGCGAGGCAGCCGGCCCGGCCGATCTGGACCTGATCCGCGCGGTGGCGGTCGACGTGGTCGCGGAAGCCGTCCGGGCCGCGGTGTCCGCCGAGCGCGGCTAG
- a CDS encoding alpha/beta fold hydrolase produces the protein MIALPGLRCTDHTVTVPLDHRDPGGATIDVFAREVVARDRAGDDLPWLLFLQGGPGGKGPRPLRAEGWLGHALRTHRVLLLDQRGTGRSTPITGRTVRGMPDAALAAYLRLFRADSIVADAEILRERLAGGARWDTLGQSYGGFITMAYLSAAPQGLRTCYVTGGLPGLTATADDVYARTYPRVAARNAEYYRAFPGDVTEVRRIADHLAAGDVRLPDGDRLTVDRFRALGGVFGMSYGCAQVHWLLDEAWNGGELSDTFRHEVMRHTGFVDTPLAALQEYTYGQGATPTAWAAHRALRRHPAFAADADPLLFTGEMMYPWMFRQIAALRPFAGAADLLAAADDWPPLYDLGRLASNEVPVHAAVYADDLYVDAGLSLRTAQEVGNVRTWVTSEYQHDGLRTAGPEVLGHLMDMAAGRR, from the coding sequence ATGATCGCCCTTCCCGGACTGCGCTGCACCGACCACACCGTCACCGTCCCGCTGGACCACCGCGATCCCGGCGGCGCCACCATCGACGTGTTCGCGCGCGAGGTCGTGGCCCGCGACCGGGCGGGCGACGACCTGCCGTGGCTGCTGTTCCTGCAGGGCGGGCCGGGCGGCAAGGGTCCGCGCCCGCTGCGGGCCGAGGGCTGGCTGGGGCACGCCCTGCGGACCCACCGGGTGCTGCTGCTCGACCAGCGCGGCACCGGGCGCAGCACGCCGATCACCGGCCGGACCGTGCGCGGGATGCCGGATGCGGCGCTCGCCGCGTACCTGCGGTTGTTCCGGGCGGACAGCATCGTGGCGGACGCGGAGATCCTGCGGGAACGGCTCGCCGGCGGGGCGCGGTGGGACACGCTCGGGCAGAGCTACGGCGGCTTCATCACGATGGCGTACCTGTCGGCCGCCCCGCAGGGCCTGCGGACCTGTTACGTCACCGGCGGGCTGCCGGGCCTGACCGCCACCGCCGACGACGTGTACGCGCGCACCTACCCGCGCGTGGCAGCGAGGAACGCCGAGTACTACCGCGCGTTCCCCGGGGACGTGACCGAGGTGCGCCGCATCGCCGATCACCTGGCGGCCGGTGACGTACGCCTGCCCGACGGCGACCGCCTCACCGTCGACCGCTTCCGCGCGCTGGGCGGCGTGTTCGGGATGAGCTACGGCTGCGCCCAGGTGCACTGGCTGCTCGACGAGGCCTGGAACGGCGGGGAGCTGTCGGACACCTTCCGCCACGAGGTCATGCGGCACACCGGGTTCGTCGACACGCCGCTGGCGGCGCTGCAGGAATACACGTACGGCCAGGGCGCGACGCCCACGGCCTGGGCCGCGCACCGGGCGCTCCGGCGCCACCCGGCGTTCGCCGCGGACGCCGACCCGCTGCTGTTCACCGGCGAGATGATGTACCCGTGGATGTTCCGGCAGATCGCCGCGCTGCGCCCGTTCGCCGGCGCGGCCGACCTGCTCGCGGCCGCGGACGACTGGCCGCCGCTCTACGATCTCGGCCGCCTGGCGTCCAACGAGGTCCCGGTGCACGCGGCGGTCTACGCCGACGACCTGTACGTCGACGCCGGGCTCTCGCTGCGGACCGCGCAGGAGGTGGGCAACGTCCGCACGTGGGTGACCAGCGAGTATCAGCACGACGGTCTGCGGACGGCCGGGCCGGAGGTGCTGGGCCACCTCATGGACATGGCCGCCGGGCGCCGCTGA
- a CDS encoding alpha/beta fold hydrolase: MRRTLGRRLAVRWAAAVQVTLLAVLGTVVTTGGTANAVTAPGTVLLSTTATLPPELAPLATGKRISYVTTNVSGVATVATGLVLTPKTGKKNRTVAWGHGTTGLADKCAPSASQAVFWPEARAAIAALLKKGWTVAAPDYPGLGTPESHPYLIGNSEGRSIIDSVKAARNLDPALTTDYAVDGHSQGGQGALFAGQLAPSYDGSLVLRGVATIAPASNLDLIAPDIPGTEGQGYLVMAMYGINAVEPTFNPNSYLAAPAKQKSSVLQSGCLNEILSAYAPLTPEQLVPGGVVPQAVISKLAQYGNPGGTAPSAPILIVQGTEDEAVPYGITAGPLLDELSQYRQSVEFITLEGETHDGAVFASVDTVANWIAARFA; this comes from the coding sequence ATGAGAAGAACTCTCGGGCGGCGCCTCGCCGTCAGATGGGCCGCCGCCGTCCAGGTGACCCTTCTGGCCGTTCTCGGCACCGTCGTCACCACCGGCGGCACCGCGAATGCGGTCACCGCCCCCGGCACCGTTCTGCTCTCCACCACCGCCACCCTCCCGCCGGAATTGGCGCCCCTGGCCACCGGCAAGCGCATTTCGTACGTGACCACGAACGTCTCCGGCGTCGCCACCGTGGCGACCGGCCTGGTCCTCACCCCGAAGACCGGCAAGAAGAACCGCACGGTCGCCTGGGGCCACGGCACCACCGGCCTGGCCGACAAGTGCGCCCCGTCGGCCAGCCAGGCCGTCTTCTGGCCGGAGGCACGGGCCGCCATCGCCGCGCTGCTCAAGAAGGGCTGGACGGTGGCCGCCCCCGACTATCCCGGCCTGGGCACCCCGGAGAGCCACCCGTACCTGATCGGCAACAGCGAGGGCCGGTCGATCATCGACAGCGTCAAGGCCGCCCGGAACCTGGACCCGGCGCTGACCACCGACTACGCCGTCGACGGGCACTCGCAGGGCGGGCAGGGCGCGCTGTTCGCCGGCCAGCTGGCCCCGTCGTACGACGGCTCGCTCGTGCTGCGTGGCGTGGCGACGATCGCGCCCGCGTCCAACCTCGACCTGATCGCGCCGGACATCCCCGGCACGGAGGGCCAGGGTTACCTCGTCATGGCCATGTACGGCATCAACGCGGTCGAGCCCACCTTCAACCCGAACTCCTACCTGGCCGCGCCGGCGAAGCAGAAGTCCAGCGTGCTGCAGAGCGGCTGCCTCAACGAGATCCTCAGCGCGTACGCACCGCTCACCCCCGAGCAGCTCGTGCCCGGCGGCGTCGTCCCGCAGGCGGTGATCTCGAAGCTCGCCCAGTACGGCAACCCGGGCGGCACGGCCCCGAGCGCGCCGATCCTCATCGTGCAGGGCACCGAGGACGAGGCCGTTCCGTACGGGATCACGGCCGGCCCGCTGTTGGACGAGCTCAGCCAGTACCGCCAGTCCGTCGAGTTCATCACCCTCGAGGGCGAGACCCACGACGGCGCGGTGTTCGCCTCGGTGGACACGGTGGCGAACTGGATCGCCGCGCGCTTCGCCTGA
- a CDS encoding serine hydrolase domain-containing protein codes for MTSTTEHPVRPAGGPASWWERQSDLVMRRPINEFTFTHMNWLMPTEPVRRGHDPRPLPVGHLPLNLSYRFDDRDHSLADLHRRTHTTAFVVLHRGAIVHESYPGAFAGPRVRMQLFSLSKSITSILLGIALAEGAVGSVKDLVTDYRPDFLGTAYEGTTLADLLDMSSGVGDLETWDGTDSFIRRFERAVLSGGDVAAIIRSAPRTAGIGERFNYSTFDAQVLGWVLEAATGLTLAAYASDRLWARIGAERNAYYGLSRSEPRTAIGAGAFNATARDLARVGLMMARDGVCGDEQIVPGDWVRRSRGADVPHLAVGALGPSGYDHYGYANQWWTLGESCFHAFTGLGVHGQYLFVDPAADVVIVKCSAWPTEDDPARDRETITALRRIADHLA; via the coding sequence ATGACGAGCACGACGGAGCACCCGGTCCGCCCGGCCGGTGGGCCGGCCTCCTGGTGGGAGCGCCAGAGCGACCTGGTGATGCGCCGCCCGATCAACGAGTTCACCTTCACCCACATGAACTGGCTGATGCCGACCGAGCCGGTCCGGCGCGGCCACGACCCCCGGCCGCTGCCCGTCGGGCACCTGCCGCTGAACCTCTCGTACCGCTTCGACGACCGCGACCACAGCCTCGCCGACCTGCACCGGCGCACCCACACCACGGCGTTCGTGGTGCTGCACCGCGGCGCGATCGTGCACGAGAGCTACCCGGGGGCCTTCGCCGGCCCGCGGGTGCGCATGCAGCTGTTCTCACTGTCCAAGTCGATCACGTCGATCCTGCTCGGCATCGCGCTCGCCGAGGGCGCCGTCGGCAGCGTGAAGGACCTGGTCACCGACTACCGGCCGGACTTCCTCGGCACGGCGTACGAGGGCACCACGCTCGCCGACCTGCTCGACATGAGCAGCGGCGTCGGCGACCTCGAGACCTGGGACGGCACCGACAGCTTCATCCGCCGCTTCGAACGCGCCGTGCTCAGCGGCGGCGACGTGGCCGCGATCATCCGGTCGGCGCCGCGCACGGCCGGCATCGGCGAACGCTTCAACTACTCCACCTTCGACGCCCAGGTCCTCGGCTGGGTGCTCGAGGCGGCCACCGGGCTGACGCTGGCGGCGTACGCCTCGGACCGGTTGTGGGCCCGCATCGGCGCCGAGCGCAACGCGTACTATGGGCTCAGCCGCTCCGAGCCGCGGACCGCGATCGGTGCCGGCGCCTTCAACGCCACCGCCCGCGACCTCGCCCGGGTCGGGCTGATGATGGCCCGCGACGGCGTCTGCGGGGACGAGCAGATCGTGCCCGGCGACTGGGTGCGCCGCAGCCGCGGCGCCGACGTCCCGCACCTCGCCGTGGGCGCGCTCGGCCCCAGCGGCTACGACCACTACGGGTACGCCAACCAGTGGTGGACCCTCGGCGAGAGCTGCTTCCACGCCTTCACCGGCCTCGGCGTGCACGGCCAGTACCTCTTCGTCGACCCCGCCGCCGACGTGGTCATCGTCAAGTGCAGCGCCTGGCCCACCGAGGACGACCCGGCCCGCGACCGCGAGACCATCACCGCGTTGCGCCGCATCGCCGACCACCTCGCCTGA
- a CDS encoding chemotaxis protein CheA: protein MSADDDMREALDIFVTEARDLVQQLEDGFLELEVHPSAAETVNTVFRAAHTLKGSAGLFGLQHLVGFTHVLETVLGSVREGDLEVSPGLVSTLLPCADHIGAMIEGLAVGRLEPDAAQAADGARLLAGLEPYLPEGAGGSAARRPDATGAEAAEERAWHLTLRFGADSLRNGMDPLSFLRYLSTIGTVTEVTVLDDALPPAEEMDPETCYLGFEVELSTGVPKEEIEAVFEFVREDSDIRIVPDERQFDAYVRAIRAMPESERLGDVLIGSGAVTELEMAEALRIQQEQAVRSGTQPVPIGEILVEHGIVPRPIVDAALNRQRKTAETRTQDTQTIRIDAARLDRLIDLVGELVIAQSSTAVRAGGGGEAQGEVMRLVDEVRHSALALRMVPIGTTLRRFERVVRDVCLELGKEVSLVITGGDAEMDKALVERISDPLLHLVRNSLDHGIEAPAERQRHGKSAKGTLRLNAYHDAGSIVIEVGDDGRGLNRDRIYDKAVERGVVAPGTALTDAEVYDLIFEPGFSTADAVSNLSGRGVGMDVVRRNVTALRGSIEVETARGVGTTIRIRLPLTLAIIDGFLVGVGPSWFIVPLDRVTECVELPPGPLGRDCMNLRGEVLPFIRLRQLFDIPGEPARRQNVVIVEQSGQRTGLVVDTLLGELQTVIKPLGVLFSRLRCISGSTILGSGEIALILDVGTLVADHSSREHLRHAVTAA from the coding sequence ATGTCCGCAGACGACGACATGCGCGAGGCGCTCGACATCTTCGTCACCGAGGCCCGCGACCTGGTGCAGCAGCTCGAGGACGGGTTCCTCGAGCTGGAGGTTCACCCGTCCGCCGCGGAGACGGTCAACACGGTCTTCCGCGCCGCGCACACGCTCAAGGGCTCGGCGGGGCTGTTCGGGCTGCAGCACCTCGTCGGCTTCACGCACGTGCTGGAGACCGTGCTGGGCTCCGTACGCGAGGGCGATCTCGAGGTGTCGCCCGGGCTGGTGAGCACGCTGCTGCCGTGCGCCGACCACATCGGGGCGATGATCGAGGGGCTCGCCGTGGGACGGCTGGAGCCGGACGCCGCCCAGGCCGCCGACGGCGCGCGGCTGCTCGCGGGGCTGGAGCCGTACCTTCCGGAGGGAGCGGGCGGATCGGCGGCCCGGCGGCCCGACGCGACGGGTGCGGAGGCGGCCGAGGAGCGGGCCTGGCACCTGACGCTGCGGTTCGGCGCCGACTCGCTGCGCAACGGCATGGACCCGCTGTCGTTCCTGCGGTATCTGTCCACGATCGGCACGGTGACCGAGGTAACCGTGCTGGACGACGCGCTGCCGCCCGCCGAGGAGATGGATCCGGAGACCTGCTACCTCGGCTTCGAGGTCGAGCTCAGCACGGGCGTGCCGAAGGAGGAGATCGAGGCGGTCTTCGAGTTCGTCCGCGAGGACAGCGATATCCGGATCGTGCCCGACGAACGGCAGTTCGACGCCTACGTGCGGGCCATCCGCGCCATGCCGGAGAGCGAGCGGCTGGGCGACGTGCTCATCGGCAGCGGCGCGGTCACCGAGCTGGAGATGGCCGAGGCGCTGCGCATCCAGCAGGAGCAGGCGGTGCGCAGCGGCACCCAGCCGGTGCCGATCGGCGAGATCCTGGTGGAGCACGGCATCGTCCCGCGGCCCATCGTGGACGCCGCGCTGAACCGCCAGCGCAAGACGGCGGAGACCCGGACGCAGGACACCCAGACGATCCGGATCGACGCCGCGCGCCTGGACCGGCTCATCGACCTGGTCGGCGAGCTGGTGATCGCGCAGTCCAGCACGGCGGTGCGCGCGGGTGGCGGCGGGGAGGCGCAGGGCGAGGTCATGCGGCTCGTCGACGAGGTACGGCACAGCGCGCTGGCCCTGCGCATGGTGCCGATCGGCACGACCCTGCGCCGCTTCGAGCGGGTGGTCCGCGACGTCTGCCTGGAGCTGGGCAAGGAGGTGTCGCTGGTGATCACCGGTGGTGACGCCGAGATGGACAAGGCGCTGGTGGAGCGGATCAGCGACCCGCTGCTGCACCTGGTGCGCAACTCCCTCGACCACGGCATCGAGGCGCCGGCCGAGCGGCAGCGCCACGGCAAGTCCGCGAAGGGCACGCTGCGGCTCAACGCGTACCACGACGCGGGCAGCATCGTGATCGAGGTCGGCGACGACGGCCGCGGGCTGAACCGGGACAGGATCTACGACAAGGCGGTGGAGCGCGGGGTGGTCGCGCCCGGCACGGCGCTCACCGACGCCGAGGTGTACGACCTCATCTTCGAGCCCGGGTTCTCCACCGCCGACGCCGTGTCCAACCTGTCCGGGCGGGGCGTGGGCATGGACGTCGTCCGCCGCAACGTGACCGCGCTGCGGGGCAGCATCGAGGTGGAGACGGCCCGCGGCGTGGGCACGACGATCCGCATCCGGCTGCCGCTGACCCTGGCCATCATCGACGGTTTCCTGGTCGGGGTGGGCCCGTCGTGGTTCATCGTGCCGCTCGACCGGGTCACCGAGTGCGTGGAGCTGCCGCCGGGCCCGCTGGGGCGCGACTGCATGAACCTGCGCGGCGAGGTGCTGCCGTTCATCCGGCTGCGGCAGCTGTTCGACATCCCGGGCGAGCCCGCGCGCCGGCAGAACGTCGTCATCGTCGAGCAGTCCGGGCAGCGTACGGGCCTGGTGGTGGACACCCTGCTGGGCGAGCTGCAGACGGTGATCAAACCGCTCGGCGTGCTGTTCAGCCGGTTGCGCTGCATCAGCGGCTCGACGATCCTGGGCAGCGGCGAGATCGCGCTCATCCTGGACGTGGGGACGCTCGTCGCCGACCACTCCAGCCGCGAGCACCTGCGGCACGCCGTCACCGCCGCCTGA
- a CDS encoding STAS domain-containing protein yields MTPREPRRLAVDGELTVLTAAAQKERLIGALQTSSGLRVDLSGVDEVDTAGLQVLLLARREADRLNVPFELGPVRGGVAAVLAMAGLDAAEEE; encoded by the coding sequence GTGACCCCCCGGGAACCGCGCCGCCTGGCCGTGGACGGCGAGCTGACCGTCCTCACGGCGGCGGCGCAGAAGGAACGGCTCATCGGCGCGCTGCAGACCAGCAGCGGCCTGCGGGTCGACCTGTCCGGGGTGGACGAGGTCGACACCGCCGGGCTGCAGGTCCTGTTGCTGGCCCGGCGCGAGGCCGACCGGCTGAACGTGCCCTTCGAGCTCGGCCCGGTACGCGGCGGCGTCGCCGCGGTGCTGGCGATGGCCGGGCTGGACGCCGCGGAGGAGGAGTGA
- a CDS encoding response regulator: protein MAKTILIVDDSASVRQVVTIALKGAGYDVIAGVDGKDALAKLNGQRIHLIISDVNMPNMDGITFVSEARKLPAYKFTPIIMLTTESQEDKKRQAQAAGAKAWVTKPFQPDQMLSAVAKLIAP from the coding sequence ATGGCGAAGACCATTCTGATCGTCGACGACTCGGCCTCGGTGCGGCAGGTCGTCACGATCGCGCTCAAGGGCGCCGGGTACGACGTGATCGCCGGTGTGGACGGCAAGGACGCGCTGGCGAAGCTGAACGGCCAGCGCATCCACCTGATCATCTCCGACGTGAACATGCCGAACATGGACGGCATCACGTTCGTGTCCGAGGCGCGCAAGCTTCCCGCGTACAAGTTCACGCCGATCATCATGCTGACCACGGAGTCGCAGGAGGACAAGAAGCGGCAGGCGCAGGCGGCCGGCGCGAAGGCGTGGGTGACCAAGCCGTTCCAGCCGGACCAGATGCTCAGCGCGGTGGCGAAGCTGATCGCGCCGTGA